The following is a genomic window from Deltaproteobacteria bacterium.
AGAATATCATCTTCGAAAAGGATAAAGGGATTGCCAGGATCATCATCAACCGGCCGGAGAAGCGGAACGCCCTGAACCGGGAGACCCGCAAAGAGATGGGCGAGGCCCTGGAACAGATCCGGAAGGACGAGAGCATTCGGGTCTTGATCTTCCGGGGGACGGGGGAACAATCCTTCATCGCCGGGGCGGATGTGAACGACCTGAAAACGTTCTCCCCGCTGGGGATGTTCCAGTACATGAACACCCTGGGTCAGAAGCTCTACAATGACATTGAGAACTTTCCCATTCCCACCATCGCCCTGATCAACGGGTTCTGCTTCGGGGGTGGGGTGGAACTGGCCCTGTCCTGTGACATGCGGATCGCTTCGGAAAATGCCAAGTTTGGGCAGACGGAAATCCTGCTGGGATTCATTCCCGGGGGAGGGGCCACCCAGAAGCTGCCCCGGCTTATAGGAGCCGGGCTGGCCAAGGAGCTCATGTTCACCGGGAAAGTCATCGACGCCCGGGAAGCGGAGCGAATCGGCCTGGTCAACCGGACCGTTCCCCTGAAGGACCTGGACCAGGAAGGCCTGGCCATCGCGGAGAAGATATGTTCCCTTTCCCCCGTCGCCATTCGAGTCTGCAAGGAGGCCATTAACCAGGCTGCCCAGTCTTCCCTGAATGCGGGCCTGGCCTATGAAGTCATGGCGGAAACGCTCTGCTTCTCTTCCGAAGACCGGTCCGAGGGCATCCAGGCTTTCCTGGATAAGCGCCCCGCTCAATTCAAGGGAAAGTAAAGGAACGAGGCCATGTTTCGACCGGAATTGAAAGAGCTCATCACGGAAGGAAAAATCTACGACCTGGGACAACCCTGGCATCCGGGAATGCCCCACCATCCCCTCCATCCGCCTTTTGTCTTCGGACTGGCCCGCAAACCCGGGGATGTGTTGTATGAAGGAGGCGGAAGTTCGGCCAATGACTTATTTGCCTTCGGGGGTCACACGGGAACCCACCTGGATGCGGTCGGGCACATTTCCAAAAACGGAAAGCTATTTGGCGGGGTGGAAACGGCCCGGGAGCAGGATTACCTGACCGGCTTATCCCGGCGCAGTATCGAAGAAACCCCGCCCATCATTGCTCGCGGTATCCTTCTGGATATCCCGGGGCTTAAGCAAGTCGGGGTTTTAGAAAAAGGCTATCCCATCAGGCGGAAAGATATCCAGGAGACGCTGGCCCTCCAGAAGGTGAAGATCGAGGCGGGAGATGTGGTTCTGGTTTCTCTGATTTTTGGTTATTCAAAATTGTCTAAAAGGGAGGATCCTCATCCCTTTCCAAAATATCATCAAAGATTTGGATGGGGAAGGAGTGGCCATCGCGGGGGGAATATGTCCCCTTTCTCCCATCGCCATCCGGCTTGGCAAAGAGGTGATGAATTATTCCTTTCAAGCCCCTCTCCAGGCCGGCTTGGCCTATGAACTTATGGCCGAAACGCTCTGTTTTGCGACGGAGGACCCTGCTGAAGGCCTGCAGGCCTTTATTGAAAAAAGGAAGCCAGAGTTTAAAGGTGGGTAAAAAATTTGACAACGGTGGCCGGGAAAATTATAATCCAGAACTAGTAATCCTTGGTTGCCAGAAATAAAACTAAAAAGGAGGAGAAAATGAAGCAGCGAGCATGGATCACCGGAATTATTTTTGTTTGTTTTTTGTTCTTCAGCCTTTCGGCCCAGGCCGCGGACCCCAAAGAGTTCAAGATCGGGGCGATCCTGGCCATGACCGGGGCCGGGTCCTGGTATGGCGAGGTGATGAGCCGGGGTTTTCTAACGGCCATGGATGAGATCAACGGGAAAGGCGGCATCGACGGCGTTAAATTCAAGGCGGCCGTCGAAGACCACCAGAGCGGTTCGGGAGCCGCGGCCATCAACGGCTTCAACAAACTGGTCAACGTGGACAAGGTCCCCTTCAGCTTCACCTCGTACACCGGACCCACCCTCTCCATCGTGCCCGTGGCCAACGAAAAGCACGTACTGCTGCTCAACGGCGGGGGCGTGGGCCCCAAATTGGTGAAGGCCAGCCCGTACCTTTTCAACAACCGTATGCTCTCGGTGATGCATGGAGTCGGCGTAATTCAACGGGCGAAGGAGAGGGGATTCACGAAGATGGCCTCTCTCTACTGGAATGACGATGCCGGCATCGGCACCCAGAAATATGTGGAGCCCCGCTGGAAGGCCATGGGAGGCACGGTCGTGGCTTCCGAAGCGCATCCGATCGGGGCTACGGATTACAAGACTTACCTCTCTAAAATTATGGCGGCGAATCCGGATTTTCTGGCCTTGTGGCAATGGGGGAAAGACTGGGGCGTTGCCGTGAAACAAGCGCGGGATATGGGATTCAACAAGCCCATCCTGGGTGTCGAGTTCACCCCGGATGCGGCCAAGCTCGCTGGCGCTACCGCAGATGGTTATGAGGCCGTCACCGATTTCTTCGACCCCAAGAGCAATGACCCCTGGTCCAAGAGTTTTGTAGCCAATTACAAAGCCAAGACCGGCAAAGACCCGGAATTCTATGCCGCCAACTATTACGAAGGGGTCTATATCCTGGCGGAGTTGATCAAAAAAGCCAAGGCCAAGGGAGGGGACTGGTGGAATGGGAAAGCCCTGCGGGATGCCCTCGTCGAAATCAAGAAGTTCCCCAGCGTCTATGGTGGGGACGTAGAATTTAACCCGGAAGATGGAACCTGCAAGAAGAAGACCGCCCTTTTCGTGGTGAAGAACGCCGAAGCGGTCTTCCAGAGTTACGTCGAAATCAAGTAATAGAATTTTTCACCGCAGAGAACGCGGAGAACATCATAAATAAATTCCAAATTTCAAAATCCAAATTCGAACCTTCACAAATGGGTTGGCGGTTTGAGAATGTGGTTTTGATCATTGTCGGGAATTTGGTGCTTGGGTTTTGAAGTTTTCTTCCGTGTTCTCTGCGTCCTCTGCAGTGGATATCAGAGCGGGGCGGGCTTAAGCCCGCCCCGCTTTATGAAGGGGTTCCATGGATCTCTTAATCCAACTCACCATCAACGGACTTTCCCTGGGAAGCATTTATATGCTCTTGGGTATCAGCTGGGGGTTGATCTTCGCCGTGACCCGGACCTTTCATTTTGCCCACGGAGCGACTTTTGTCATCGCCGCCTATGCGGCCTACCTTTTCCAGCAGTTGGGATTCCCCTTAATCCTGGCTGCGGCCGGGAGCGTTTTGGCAGCGGCTCTTTTCGGAATGGCCCTGGAAGGGATCTTATACCGCTTCCTCCGAAAATCTTTTGCCACTCATCTGGTCATCTTCGTCGCCGCCCTGGGAACTCTGATCACCGTTGAAAATTTGATCGCCATGGGGTTCGGAACGGATACCAAGCCCCTGGAAGGGTTCCCGATGAAGGTCATTAAAATCGGCCAGGTGGGCTTCAATAATCTGCATATCGTCATGTTCATCACCGCCGGAGCTTTCTTTGCCGCTTTGATGCTTTACCTCCATGGCACCAAGAGCGGGAAGGCTTTACGCGCCGTGATCAGCAATCCCGAGATGGCCGAGGTGATCGGCATCGATACCCAAAAGTATTTTCTCCTGGCTTTTGCCCTGGGGTCTTTGCTGGTGGCGCCGGCAGCGGTTCTGGTGACCATCGAAAGGGGAGCCACGCCCGACCTGGGTCACTGGGCCATTCTTTACTCCTTCATACCGGTGATCATCGGGGGGATCGGCAGCATTCCCGGAGCGGCCCTGGCCGGGATCATCGTCGGACTGGCCGAATCGATCGGCATCTGGAAGATTTCCTCCCAATGGCAGGTGGGGATTGCTTTCGTCGTCCTGGTCCTGGTGTTGATCTTGAAACCCACGGGGCTGTTTGGATTCCGGGTTTACAGGGGCAAAATCTAAATTGGCATTGCCAATTGAAAATTGCAAAAGTCAAAATGAAAAATAAAAGCTCTTTAACAATATCATTTTTCATTTTACATTTTATCTTGGAACGAAGTTCGCTATGGACTATATACTTCACATCTTAATCATGATCGCCATCTACGCGATCTTGGGTTTATCCTTCAACCTCATTCTGGGATATACCGGCCTCATCGCCATGTGCCATGCCGCCTTTTTTGCCATCGGGGCTTACACTTCGGCGCTCCTGGGCGTCCATTTCGGGATCAATTTCCTGCTGGGAATCGTGGCCGGAATGATCGTCACCGGGGTGGTGAGTCTGCTCGTGGCCATACCGGCCATTCGCGTGCGGGATGAATACCTCATCGTGACCACCCTGGCTTTTTTGATGATTGTTTATACCGTCCTGGTAAACTGGATTGACCTGACCCGAGGCGCGGCCGGCCTATCCGGTATTCCCCGGCCTTCTCTCTTTGGCTATCAAATTTCAACTCCGACGGCCTTTATCCCCCTGATGTTCGGTTTCGCCGCAATCGTTTTTCTGGCCTGCTGGCGGATTGTCCATTCTCCCTTTGGACGAATCCTGCGGGCCATCCGGGAGGATGAGGTGGCCACCGAATCCCTGGGGAAGAACGTCCGGGCTTTTAAGATCTGGATTTTCGTGACTGGCGGAGCCCTGGCAGCCATCGCCGGCAGCCTGTTTGCCCATTACATGACCTACATCAGCCCGGCAAACTTTACCATCAACGATACGATCCTGATCTTTGCCGTGGTCATCATCGGAGGGGCCGCTAATGCCTGGGGGCCGGTGGTTGGGGCTGTCATTCTGGTCTCGGTGATGGAGGCCCTTCGCTTCATGGAGATCTCTCCTTTGATAGTGGGTTTTACTCGCCAGATCGCTTATGGCGCGGTCCTCATTGCCTTCATGTGTTTCCGACCCCAGGGTTTCGTGGGGGAGTTTGCCGCCCGTCCTAGAAGAGAAGAGGAGAAGCCCGAGCCTTTACCCAATGGGGACGGAGCGAGGCCGGCGTCAAGAGGGGTCGGAGGAAGAGTTCCCGGTCTGTTTCAGGAGAAGGCCAGGCCTGATTCTCCCGAGATAATCCTCCGGTTAAATGGGGTCAGTAAAAATTTCGGCGGACTGAAAGCGGTCAACCATTGCACTATGGATCTCTTGGAAGGGGAGATCGTCGGGCTCATCGGGCCCAATGGCGCCGGGAAGACCACCCTCTTCAACGTAATCACGGGCTTCTACTCCCCCGATGCGGGGTCGGTCGATTTCTCCGGGAAAGACATCTCCGGCCTTCCGGCCTATCGCATAACCCAGCTGGGGATCGCCCGCTCCTTCCAGAATTTAAGGCTCTTCCACAACATGACGGTACTGGATAACGTCCTGGTGGCCCGACCCCGGCAGACCGGGGAGAACCTGATCTGGGCTTTCCTGCGCTTCGGCCAGGTTTCCCGCGAAGAGAGAGAGAATCGAGAGAAAGCCCGGGGTTATCTGAAATTTGTGGGATTGGACGATAAGGCCGACGAGCTCGCCGGGAATCTTTCTTTTGCGGAACAGAAGCTTTTGAGCCTGGCCCGTCTCCTGGCCACGGAAGCTCGTTTGATTCTTTTGGACGAGCCGGCATCAGGCCTGGACCCGATGGTCATGGAAAATCTCTTCCCCCTGGTAAAAGATCTGGTGAAATACGGCAAGACGATTTGCATCGTGGAGCACAACATGGAAGTCATCAAGGCCATGGTGGATGAGATCGTTTTCCTTAACGAAGGAAAAGTGCTGGCCAAGGGAACTCCGGAAAAAATCATGAACACCCCCGAGCTGGCGGAGATTTATTTTGGCGGATAAGAAAGGCAGGCTCGATGAACGAGGACCAAGGACGAGTAACGAGGACTGAGGACTGAGGACTGAGCAATCAATATCGGTTTAAGGTACAAGGGGCAAGGAAACAGGTACGAGGTTCGAGGTAAGAGATTAAAGAAAAAAATTCAAGGTTAAAAGCCAAAAGGAACTGACTACTGATGACTGACTACTGATGACTGACGACTTACCACTCACAACTCAAAATTTTTTTTAAATGGAAAATACGATGATTCTGGAAGTTAAAAACTTAGTCAGCGGGTACCAGAATAAAAGGGTCCTCCATGGGCTCGCATTCGGCATGGAAGACGGGGAAGTGGTGGGAACGATCGGGCACAACGGGGGCGGGAAGACCACTCTCCTGAAGACCCTTTTCGGGCTTCTCTCTCCCTGGGAAGGCCAGGTTTTCTTCCGGGGTCATGAAATCACCGGGCGGAAGCCGGGGTTCAATGTCAAAGAAGGAATTGCTTACATGCCCCAGGGGCAGGGCTTGTTCCCCGACCTCAAGGTCATGGAGAACCTGGAGATCAGTTCCTTTGGCCTGGATTCGCAGACTCTAAAGAAGCGCTGCCGACAGATCTTCGAAATGTTCCCCATTCTTGACGAGCGAAAGAAGCAAAGGGCTGGAACCCTGAGCGGAGGGGAGCAACGGATGCTCAGCGTGGGTTTGACCCTGATGCATGAACCAACCCTTATTTTCCTGGACGAGCCTTCCCTCGGGCTGGCTCCCCGGATTGTGCAACTGGTCATGGATAACATTGCGGAGATCAACCGCCGTTATAAGAATTCGATCATGCTGGTGGAGCAGAACTTCGAGCAGGTAAAACGGATAGCCGGAAAGATTATGGTGATCAAGCTGGGACAGATCGTCTTCTCGGGCATTTTAGATCCTGCGATGGATAAACGGGAATTGTGGAAATACTTCTAAAAGCATTTTTGCCACAGAGGACACAGAGGACACAGAGAATGAGCAAATAAAAAATAAGTGCCTAAAGTGAGCTAAAGTGCCTAAAGTTATGAACCTGCGGTTTAGGCCTTGTGCCTTACACCTTGCGCCTCACGGTTTTTACGGTATTTATAACTCTGTGTTCTCTGTACTACTAACGTTCAATTTCTGAAAAAATTTTTAAGAATTTTTTAATTTTATCTATGTTTATCTGTGTCCTAAATTGTCTTTTTTAAGATCTTTCTTTAGATCTCTGTGATCTCTGTGCCCTCTGTGGCTAATGTTTTTTTGGTTGCGGCTATGCCGCGCTGTGACCTCTATGGCAAATTGAAAAAAGGGGTTGATATGAAAATTACCCAGATCGAAGCGATTCCTTTTAAAATTCCTTACCTTACTCCTTTGAAGTGGGGTCTGGCGGGCTATCTTGAGGCCGCGGAACATGTTCTCGTCAGAGTTCATACGGATGACGGAATCATCGGCATAGCCGAGGCCACCCCCCGACCCACGATTTATGGGGAGTCCCAGGCCTCCATTCTCTATGCCATCAAAAACTGGTTTGGACCAATGATCATTGGCCTTGATCCAAACCATACTGAAAAAATCTGGTCCAAATTCGATACCCTTCACTGGAATCCCACAGCCAAAGGAGCAATCGATCTGGCTTTATGGGATGCGGCAGCCAAAGCCCGGGGACTTCCGCTTTGGGAAATCCTGGGAGGCTCTTCTGACCGCCTTCCCGTGAGCTGGATGCTCGGCATGCGCTCCATTTCCGAAATGATCCAGGAAGCGATGGACATGCGCGCCAAAGGATTTAAAGCCTTCAAGGTCAAGGTGGGAATTGATCCCGGGAAGGATATCCAGGTCATTAAATCACTGCGAGAGAGTATCGGGCCGGATGTATTGATTTATGCCGACGCCAATATGGCCTATGATGTTTCCACGGCCATTCGTACGATTAAGAAGATGGAAGAGTACGGGCTCGCTTTTGTGGAAGAGCCGATTCCGGTGTGGAACTGGAGAGGAAGGAAAAAGGTTGCCCAAGCCATATCCATCCCCATCATGGGAGATGAGAGTGTCTTTACCCCCCAGGATGTAGCTCGGGAGATCGATCTCGGGGCCATCGGGATCATAAGCATCAAGACTCCGCGCACAGGTTACACGCTCTCGCTGAAAATTATTCACCAGGCTGAAATGGCCGGAATTCCCTGTTTGATGGGCACCCAGGCCGAGACCGGGGTTGGAACTTTAGCCAGTGCTCATTTTGGCGCTGCCCGCCGCAATGTTTCCTACCCCAGTGAGATATCTTTTTTCCTTTGCCTGAAAGATGACCTGCTGGCCGAGCCGATCTCTCTCCAAGACGGAATCATTGGACTGCCCAAGCGCCCGGGAAATGGAGCAATCCTTGACGAGGGGAAGCTGAAGAAATATCGGATGGATTAAGCAGATAAAATTCGAAATCCGAATATCGAAACTCGAAACAATATCTAAATGACCAAAATTCAAATTCCCTAAAAGCTTTTTAGAACATTTAGATATTCGAATTCGTTTCGGATTTCGTGCTTCGAATTTCGGATTTATCCTGGGCTTAGTGACGGAAAAACTGCTTAGAAGGGAAAATAAAATATGGACTTTGAACTCCCCTTGGAATTGAAGAAATTAAAGGAAGAAACCTGCCAGTTCGTAGACCAGGAAATCCGGCCCCTGGTTGCGGAAATAGAGAAAAAGAAAAGGTATCCCATTGAAATTGTCAAACGCATGGCGCGGCAAGGCATCTACCGCCTTCTTGTTCCGAAGGAATACGGCGGGGCATATGAAACTGTCCGATCCCTTCCTATCTGCGTGGCTCGTGAAGAATTGGGGCGGGGTCATAACTTTGCCGGCGCGAGCATTGCTACCCAGGGTTTGGGAAGTTATCCGTTGGTTCTGGCCGGTTCCGCAGAACTACGGAGGCGTTTTTTACCACGGGTGGCCAGTGGAGAAATCATCCCGGCATTTGCCCTGACCGAGCCAGAAGCGGGTTCAGATGCTGGGAGCCTGCAGACGACGGCTTTGAGAGAGGGTGATCATTACCGCATCAATGGAATCAAATGTTTTATCTCCAACGCCGGAATCGCTCAATATATCGTCTTGTTTGCCAAGACCAACCCCTCCCTGAGAACGAAGGGGATTTCGGCCATTCTGGTGGAAACCGGCACTCCGGGGTATGAAGTCACCCGGCAGATGGAGATCCTGGCCATTGACGTGGTCAATGAGTTGCAATTCAAGGACTGCCTCGTTCCCCGGGCGAATTTGCTGGGAGAAGAAGGGAAAGGATTCACTGTGGCCATGCAGACTCTGGACCTCTTGCGCTGTTCGGTGGGGGCCCATGCGGTGGGCATCGCCCAGGAGGCCTTCGATCTGGCGTTGGCCTATGCCAAGAAGCGGGTTCAATTCGGGAAGCCCATTGCCCAGCACCAGGCGATCCAGCTCAAACTGGCCAACATGATCGTAGAGATCAACTGCGCCCGGCTTTTGGTCTATCAAGCGGCTTTGGCCAAGGATACAGGCCAGCCTGATGTAACTTTCAAATCTTCCATGGCCAAGTATTATGCCACGGAGATGGCCCAGCGGGTAGTGGATCAGGCGGTTCAAATCCACGGAGGGTATGGAGTGCTGGTGGATGATTTTCCCCTGGAGCGTCTCTACCGGGAAGTACGCGCTCCCCGTATTTACGAAGGAACGTCGGAGATTCAACAACTCATCATTGCCAATCATTTTGTGAGGGAGAAGAAGAATTAGTGAAAGTGTAAGTGTAAGGGAAAGGAAAAGGGAGAGAGGAAAACAGGGAGAGGAAAACAGACCCTGACCACTTACACTGACTCCTGACCTGACCGTGCATGTCTTCCTTCAAAACCAGAGGGGAATCCAGCTCATGGAAATGCTCAACCTGGAGGAGATTGCCCGGGATAGGGTTTATGAGTCCCTGTTTGTGGCCTTGCCCCTCAGGATCATCGGTGGGACTGCCTCCCCGGTCCGTCCCGTTGCTATCTGCTAAATTTTAGCCACAGAGGACACAGAGAATAACCAAAAGAAAGGCTTAGGCTAGAAACTGACCGAATTTTGAGGTGAACGGGTTCCTTTTTCTAAACTCGTGTGTTCTTTTTTTGAATATCAGCCAATAGTTTTTTTACCTCTGTGATCTCTGTGCCCTCTGTGGCAAAATAAAACGAACCATGAATCTTAATGTCGGATATATGCTTCTGCGGAATGTCCATGAGCAGCCGGAAAAGCTCGCGGTCATCTTCCGAAATAAGCGGCACACCTATAAAGTTTTCAACGAGCGGGTTAATCGCCTGGCCAATGCCCTTTTAGAAAAGGGGATGGCCAAAGGGGATAAAGTTGCCTACCTTCTCAACAATTGCAGTGAATTTGCCGAGATCTCTTTTGCTTTGAGCAAAATAGGTGCCCTCTCCATACCCCTCAATTTCCGTCTGAAAGAAGAGGAAATCGGTTATATCATCGAGAATTCCGACTCCTCTTTTCTTTTTTTCGGACCTGAGTATAAAGAAAATATCGCGAAGCTCCTTCCCGGATTTAATAAATTCAAAAAAGCCATTCAGGTTGGAGGAAATTCAGAATACGAAAAGCTTTTGCAGAATTCATCAATTCAGGAACCTTCGGTTTTGGTGACAGAAGATGATGACCATTCCATTATGTACACTTCCGGCACAACCGGATTCCCCAAGGGAGCTGTGCATACCCACAAAAGCAGGATCTGGAACAGCCTGAATATGCTGGTGGACACCGGCCTCCGCGGAACAGACATTTTTGCCATTACCACCCCGCTTTTTCATATTGCGGCCGGACACACCATGGTTCTCTCCACAATTTTTATCGGGGGCACGGTGGTGATATTGGCGGGATTTTCTTTGCCGGAGTTCTTCGAAGTAATCCAGAGGGAAAAAGTCACCGCCTTCTTTGCCGTACCTACGATGTTCGTCCGCATCCTGGATCATCCCAATCTGAAGGAGTATGATCTTTCTTCCCTGCGGTTGCTTTTTACGGGCGGAGCCGTCACCTCCGTGGAGTTGAAGGAAAAATTGATGAAAGCCTTTCCCCGGGCAACGTTGGATGACTTAATGGGTTTGACGGAAGGAGGGCCGTTGACGACTTTCTTGCCCCACCGTGATGCCTTCCGCAAGCCAGGCTCGGTGGGCCGAGCCCATTTCAGCCAGATGGTGCGGGTGGTCAATGAGAAAGGGGAAGATGTCAATGGGGATGAAGTGGGAGAGATCATCGTGAAGGGGCCAGCGGTGATGGAGGAATATTACAAAAACCCCGAGGCAACACACAAGGCTTTACGGGACGGGTGGCTTTACACGGGTGACCTGGCCCGGGTGGACAAGGAAAGGTATCAATACCTCATAGTGCGGCGAACGGACTTGATCATCAGCGGTGGAGAAAATGTTTATCCCGCCGAAGTGGAAAAAGTACTTCTCCTGCATCCCGCAGTCAAAGAAGTTGCCGTGATTGGAATCACGGACATGGAATGGGGGGCGCGGGTAATGGCCGTGGTGGTTCCGCGGGAAGGGGAGAGGCTCACCGAAGAAGATCTCCTTTCCTTTTGCCGAGAAAAGCTGGCCGGCTACAAACGCCCCTGCAGCATTGCCTTTATTGATGAACTGCCCAAAAATCAATTAGGAAAAGTTCTTTACAAAGAATTGAGGAACCGCTTCGAAAAAGGGGATGCGGGTAAGAGATGAAGGTTTATTTTAAAAAACATCCCCATTGGATACCTTGAGATGGGTTTATAAGATCACCTTTAGCCCCTTGGCCCGCAGATATTCTTTTACTTCCTTGATACGAATGGTGCGAAAATGGAAGACCGAGGCCGCCAGCAAAATCTGGGCGCCACCCTTGACC
Proteins encoded in this region:
- a CDS encoding enoyl-CoA hydratase-related protein gives rise to the protein MAFQNIIFEKDKGIARIIINRPEKRNALNRETRKEMGEALEQIRKDESIRVLIFRGTGEQSFIAGADVNDLKTFSPLGMFQYMNTLGQKLYNDIENFPIPTIALINGFCFGGGVELALSCDMRIASENAKFGQTEILLGFIPGGGATQKLPRLIGAGLAKELMFTGKVIDAREAERIGLVNRTVPLKDLDQEGLAIAEKICSLSPVAIRVCKEAINQAAQSSLNAGLAYEVMAETLCFSSEDRSEGIQAFLDKRPAQFKGK
- a CDS encoding cyclase family protein, with translation MFRPELKELITEGKIYDLGQPWHPGMPHHPLHPPFVFGLARKPGDVLYEGGGSSANDLFAFGGHTGTHLDAVGHISKNGKLFGGVETAREQDYLTGLSRRSIEETPPIIARGILLDIPGLKQVGVLEKGYPIRRKDIQETLALQKVKIEAGDVVLVSLIFGYSKLSKREDPHPFPKYHQRFGWGRSGHRGGNMSPFSHRHPAWQRGDELFLSSPSPGRLGL
- a CDS encoding ABC transporter substrate-binding protein translates to MKQRAWITGIIFVCFLFFSLSAQAADPKEFKIGAILAMTGAGSWYGEVMSRGFLTAMDEINGKGGIDGVKFKAAVEDHQSGSGAAAINGFNKLVNVDKVPFSFTSYTGPTLSIVPVANEKHVLLLNGGGVGPKLVKASPYLFNNRMLSVMHGVGVIQRAKERGFTKMASLYWNDDAGIGTQKYVEPRWKAMGGTVVASEAHPIGATDYKTYLSKIMAANPDFLALWQWGKDWGVAVKQARDMGFNKPILGVEFTPDAAKLAGATADGYEAVTDFFDPKSNDPWSKSFVANYKAKTGKDPEFYAANYYEGVYILAELIKKAKAKGGDWWNGKALRDALVEIKKFPSVYGGDVEFNPEDGTCKKKTALFVVKNAEAVFQSYVEIK
- a CDS encoding branched-chain amino acid ABC transporter permease translates to MDLLIQLTINGLSLGSIYMLLGISWGLIFAVTRTFHFAHGATFVIAAYAAYLFQQLGFPLILAAAGSVLAAALFGMALEGILYRFLRKSFATHLVIFVAALGTLITVENLIAMGFGTDTKPLEGFPMKVIKIGQVGFNNLHIVMFITAGAFFAALMLYLHGTKSGKALRAVISNPEMAEVIGIDTQKYFLLAFALGSLLVAPAAVLVTIERGATPDLGHWAILYSFIPVIIGGIGSIPGAALAGIIVGLAESIGIWKISSQWQVGIAFVVLVLVLILKPTGLFGFRVYRGKI
- a CDS encoding branched-chain amino acid ABC transporter ATP-binding protein/permease, which produces MDYILHILIMIAIYAILGLSFNLILGYTGLIAMCHAAFFAIGAYTSALLGVHFGINFLLGIVAGMIVTGVVSLLVAIPAIRVRDEYLIVTTLAFLMIVYTVLVNWIDLTRGAAGLSGIPRPSLFGYQISTPTAFIPLMFGFAAIVFLACWRIVHSPFGRILRAIREDEVATESLGKNVRAFKIWIFVTGGALAAIAGSLFAHYMTYISPANFTINDTILIFAVVIIGGAANAWGPVVGAVILVSVMEALRFMEISPLIVGFTRQIAYGAVLIAFMCFRPQGFVGEFAARPRREEEKPEPLPNGDGARPASRGVGGRVPGLFQEKARPDSPEIILRLNGVSKNFGGLKAVNHCTMDLLEGEIVGLIGPNGAGKTTLFNVITGFYSPDAGSVDFSGKDISGLPAYRITQLGIARSFQNLRLFHNMTVLDNVLVARPRQTGENLIWAFLRFGQVSREERENREKARGYLKFVGLDDKADELAGNLSFAEQKLLSLARLLATEARLILLDEPASGLDPMVMENLFPLVKDLVKYGKTICIVEHNMEVIKAMVDEIVFLNEGKVLAKGTPEKIMNTPELAEIYFGG
- a CDS encoding ABC transporter ATP-binding protein — encoded protein: MILEVKNLVSGYQNKRVLHGLAFGMEDGEVVGTIGHNGGGKTTLLKTLFGLLSPWEGQVFFRGHEITGRKPGFNVKEGIAYMPQGQGLFPDLKVMENLEISSFGLDSQTLKKRCRQIFEMFPILDERKKQRAGTLSGGEQRMLSVGLTLMHEPTLIFLDEPSLGLAPRIVQLVMDNIAEINRRYKNSIMLVEQNFEQVKRIAGKIMVIKLGQIVFSGILDPAMDKRELWKYF
- a CDS encoding enolase C-terminal domain-like protein, with the translated sequence MKITQIEAIPFKIPYLTPLKWGLAGYLEAAEHVLVRVHTDDGIIGIAEATPRPTIYGESQASILYAIKNWFGPMIIGLDPNHTEKIWSKFDTLHWNPTAKGAIDLALWDAAAKARGLPLWEILGGSSDRLPVSWMLGMRSISEMIQEAMDMRAKGFKAFKVKVGIDPGKDIQVIKSLRESIGPDVLIYADANMAYDVSTAIRTIKKMEEYGLAFVEEPIPVWNWRGRKKVAQAISIPIMGDESVFTPQDVAREIDLGAIGIISIKTPRTGYTLSLKIIHQAEMAGIPCLMGTQAETGVGTLASAHFGAARRNVSYPSEISFFLCLKDDLLAEPISLQDGIIGLPKRPGNGAILDEGKLKKYRMD
- a CDS encoding acyl-CoA dehydrogenase family protein, encoding MDFELPLELKKLKEETCQFVDQEIRPLVAEIEKKKRYPIEIVKRMARQGIYRLLVPKEYGGAYETVRSLPICVAREELGRGHNFAGASIATQGLGSYPLVLAGSAELRRRFLPRVASGEIIPAFALTEPEAGSDAGSLQTTALREGDHYRINGIKCFISNAGIAQYIVLFAKTNPSLRTKGISAILVETGTPGYEVTRQMEILAIDVVNELQFKDCLVPRANLLGEEGKGFTVAMQTLDLLRCSVGAHAVGIAQEAFDLALAYAKKRVQFGKPIAQHQAIQLKLANMIVEINCARLLVYQAALAKDTGQPDVTFKSSMAKYYATEMAQRVVDQAVQIHGGYGVLVDDFPLERLYREVRAPRIYEGTSEIQQLIIANHFVREKKN
- a CDS encoding long-chain fatty acid--CoA ligase, which codes for MNLNVGYMLLRNVHEQPEKLAVIFRNKRHTYKVFNERVNRLANALLEKGMAKGDKVAYLLNNCSEFAEISFALSKIGALSIPLNFRLKEEEIGYIIENSDSSFLFFGPEYKENIAKLLPGFNKFKKAIQVGGNSEYEKLLQNSSIQEPSVLVTEDDDHSIMYTSGTTGFPKGAVHTHKSRIWNSLNMLVDTGLRGTDIFAITTPLFHIAAGHTMVLSTIFIGGTVVILAGFSLPEFFEVIQREKVTAFFAVPTMFVRILDHPNLKEYDLSSLRLLFTGGAVTSVELKEKLMKAFPRATLDDLMGLTEGGPLTTFLPHRDAFRKPGSVGRAHFSQMVRVVNEKGEDVNGDEVGEIIVKGPAVMEEYYKNPEATHKALRDGWLYTGDLARVDKERYQYLIVRRTDLIISGGENVYPAEVEKVLLLHPAVKEVAVIGITDMEWGARVMAVVVPREGERLTEEDLLSFCREKLAGYKRPCSIAFIDELPKNQLGKVLYKELRNRFEKGDAGKR